The following are encoded together in the Coffea arabica cultivar ET-39 chromosome 1c, Coffea Arabica ET-39 HiFi, whole genome shotgun sequence genome:
- the LOC113740720 gene encoding uncharacterized protein yields MEENKNSNLGKEKQSGSVEGENNHHQSKTNPVSIDGKLLVKLKFPKGAEETEEGAEVVVSPVKKSHFCHECNKGFSSGKALGGHMSSAHVQARENLKKLKFYKSIKFKRDGSSSDAAARETICAICGKDFPSRKSLFGHMRCHPDREWRGMEPPKEQGKIPHDHPQCFSNLDDDEEEEEEEEDESLDTDNHADYHVDAVADNVAISTVAEVVDLTRSMSSWSVKGKRGGECPRVLLDTYSEEEEQKILDAVDQLISLAHKQIIHDGSSTRRGQIKEARNGASGLKKKRVDDQVHPARVRRDYPVKKRQFSEIATDSEETLDGLLDKGKRKDPMKPESGIEISSSSQSRQTVIGKIHGRSNYFSGHELDKMEVGQQNHCFYNDCKKGNVGVKNKRRGPKTTPKNSETEGELTPLNQKLDGEESTPEKFRCSTCDKTFSSHQALGGHRSSHNKFKATVQNTANGSSPFPSGHGNRAKPVSQTAAENDEIKRVDASKFAENIHECTLCKKTFPSGQALGGHKRCHWQGLSSQVASPEAEEPRPLVRKGLQFDLNEPAEEEDANASDLGNSSGYASCS; encoded by the coding sequence ATGGAGGAAAATAAAAACAGTAATcttggaaaagaaaagcaatCCGGATCAGTGGAGGGAGAGAATAATCATCATCAATCAAAGACTAATCCCGTTTCCATTGATGGAAAGCTACTAGTGAAGCTGAAATTTCCGAAAGGCGccgaagaaactgaagaggggGCTGAGGTGGTAGTTAGCCCTGTTAAGAAGAGCCACTTCTGCCATGAATGCAACAAAGGTTTTAGCTCTGGGAAGGCTCTTGGAGGTCATATGAGCAGTGCTCATGTTCAGGCTAGAGAGAACCTCAAGAAGCTAAAATTCTATAAGTCCATCAAGTTTAAGAGAGATGGATCTAGTTCAGATGCTGCTGCAAGAGAAACTATTTGCGCAATCTGTGGAAAAGATTTTCCATCAAGGAAGTCTTTGTTTGGACATATGAGATGCCATCCTGATAGGGAGTGGAGGGGCATGGAGCCTCCTAAAGAACAAGGAAAGATCCCTCATGACCATCCTCAATGTTTTTCTAAtcttgatgatgatgaggaggaggaggaggaggaagaagacgaGTCCTTGGACACTGATAATCACGCTGATTATCATGTTGATGCGGTGGCTGATAACGTAGCTATTTCCACAGTTGCAGAAGTGGTTGATTTAACCAGGTCTATGAGCAGCTGGTCGGTGAAGGGCAAGCGAGGCGGTGAATGCCCTAGAGTTCTTCTGGATACTTATTCTGAGGAAGAAGAGCAGAAGATACTTGATGCTGTAGATCAGCTCATAAGCCTAGCTCATAAGCAGATCATACACGATGGTTCCTCGACCAGGAGAGGTCAAATCAAGGAGGCTAGGAATGGTGCTTCTGGCTTGAAGAAGAAAAGGGTTGATGATCAAGTCCATCCAGCTAGAGTTAGAAGGGATTATCCTGTGAAGAAACGACAATTTAGTGAAATAGCCACAGATTCTGAAGAAACCCTCGATGGACTATTGGACAAAGGTAAAAGAAAAGATCCAATGAAGCCTGAATCGGGTATTGAAATATCATCAAGTAGTCAATCCAGGCAAACTGTAATAGGTAAAATACATGGTAGGAGCAATTATTTCTCAGGTCATGAATTGGATAAGATGGAAGTTGGGCAGCAAAATCATTGTTTCTACAATGATTGTAAGAAGGGAAATGTGGGGGTCAAGAACAAGAGAAGGGGGCCAAAGACAACACCCAAGAATTCAGAAACAGAAGGGGAACTTACCCCTCTAAATCAGAAGCTGGATGGTGAGGAGAGTACCCCAGAAAAATTTAGGTGCAGCACTTGTGACAAGACTTTCTCGTCTCACCAAGCTCTTGGGGGTCATAGGTCAAGTCACAACAAGTTCAAGGCAACGGTTCAGAACACTGCTAATGGATCTTCTCCGTTTCCTTCTGGACACGGAAATCGTGCTAAACCTGTCTCCCAAACTGCtgctgaaaatgatgaaattaaacgGGTAGATGCTTCAAAGTTTGCAGAAAATATTCATGAATGCACACTCTGCAAGAAAACTTTCCcttccggtcaagcacttgggGGTCACAAGAGGTGCCATTGGCAAGGTTTATCAAGCCAAGTTGCTTCTCCAGAAGCAGAAGAACCTCGCCCATTGGTCAGAAAAGGTTTGCAATTTGATCTGAATGAGCcagcagaagaagaagatgcaaatgCAAGTGACTTGGGAAATTCTAGTGGATATGCTTCTTGCTCCTAA